The Pseudoalteromonas translucida KMM 520 genome has a window encoding:
- a CDS encoding acetyl/propionyl/methylcrotonyl-CoA carboxylase subunit alpha produces MNVNKLQKILIANRGEIACRIMRSAKLMGLTTVAVYSDADKHAQHVKMADEAYHIGPAPSKDSYLVADKILQVAKDSGADCIHPGYGFLSENSTFANACEANNIVFVGPPASSIEAMGSKTRAKEIMAAANVPLVPGYYGDKQDPAFLQAEAEKIGYPVLIKAAFGGGGKGMRVVNHANEFISALEGAQREAVAGFGNDLVLLERYVNQPRHVEVQVFADNHGNCVYLGDRDCSLQRRHQKVIEEAPAPGLSDKLRKEMGEAAVRCALAINYRGAGTVEFLLCGDEFFFMEMNTRLQVEHPVTEMVTGVDLVTWQINIAGGQTLPLKQADIKLQGHSFEARIYAEDPANEFIPCSGTIEALYTPLNSEFVRIDTGIAAGDEISPYYDPMIAKLIVHDDNREQALSRLQHALEQFHLAGFSTNIGFLHNLAVHPSFKQGAPSTHFIAEQGDSLVSVDQSLRQASQLIAAFTYLEQLVSTQDKAPNASPWQQLSGFALNAPQSVKIAFVDLTLNAVKTKNGYSITHNEHVFNVQGTLNNGLCSVFINGEKHTAHVSRVNNVITVMHKALQTRLELVNKHYISDHQSDALPLAAPLNGTVVKHLVKLGSSITKGDPVVIIEAMKMEYTLNAPHDGILQSYCFAEGELVSHGALLAIVEDTTVASDPAEGGA; encoded by the coding sequence ATGAACGTAAATAAATTACAAAAAATACTCATTGCTAACCGTGGTGAAATAGCATGCAGAATAATGCGCAGTGCTAAATTAATGGGCTTAACCACAGTTGCTGTGTATTCCGATGCTGATAAACACGCGCAGCATGTAAAAATGGCTGACGAAGCCTACCACATTGGCCCAGCGCCAAGTAAAGACTCGTATTTAGTTGCCGATAAAATACTGCAAGTAGCAAAAGACAGCGGCGCAGATTGTATTCACCCTGGTTATGGGTTTTTGTCTGAAAACAGCACGTTTGCCAACGCATGTGAAGCAAATAATATTGTATTTGTTGGGCCACCAGCAAGCAGCATTGAAGCAATGGGCTCTAAAACGCGTGCTAAAGAAATTATGGCCGCGGCTAATGTGCCATTAGTACCTGGTTATTATGGCGACAAGCAAGATCCTGCTTTTTTACAAGCAGAGGCCGAAAAAATTGGCTATCCGGTACTGATCAAAGCAGCATTTGGTGGCGGCGGTAAAGGCATGCGCGTGGTAAATCATGCCAATGAATTTATTAGCGCACTTGAAGGCGCACAGCGTGAAGCCGTTGCTGGTTTTGGTAACGACTTAGTATTGCTAGAGCGCTACGTTAACCAACCACGCCACGTAGAAGTACAAGTGTTTGCCGATAACCACGGTAACTGTGTTTATTTAGGCGATCGTGATTGCTCGTTGCAACGTCGTCATCAAAAAGTAATTGAAGAAGCCCCTGCCCCGGGTTTATCAGACAAGTTGCGCAAAGAAATGGGTGAAGCTGCGGTACGTTGTGCACTTGCCATAAACTATCGCGGTGCAGGTACGGTTGAATTTTTACTGTGTGGCGATGAGTTCTTCTTTATGGAAATGAACACGCGCCTGCAAGTAGAGCACCCGGTTACCGAAATGGTTACTGGTGTTGATTTAGTTACGTGGCAAATTAATATTGCGGGCGGGCAAACACTGCCACTCAAACAAGCCGATATTAAATTGCAAGGCCACAGCTTTGAAGCGCGTATTTACGCTGAAGACCCTGCTAATGAGTTTATTCCGTGCTCAGGCACAATTGAAGCACTTTATACCCCGCTAAACAGTGAGTTTGTGCGCATTGATACTGGCATTGCAGCCGGTGATGAAATTAGCCCATATTACGACCCCATGATAGCCAAGTTAATTGTGCATGATGACAATCGCGAACAAGCGCTGAGCCGTTTACAACACGCGCTTGAGCAATTTCACTTAGCGGGCTTTAGTACTAACATTGGCTTTTTACATAACTTAGCTGTGCACCCTAGCTTTAAACAAGGCGCGCCTAGCACTCACTTTATTGCCGAGCAAGGCGATTCGTTAGTGTCGGTTGATCAATCTTTGCGCCAAGCAAGCCAGCTTATTGCAGCCTTTACTTATTTAGAGCAGTTAGTTAGCACCCAAGACAAAGCGCCAAATGCAAGCCCTTGGCAACAACTAAGTGGCTTTGCCCTTAATGCACCGCAAAGCGTTAAAATTGCGTTTGTTGATTTAACCCTTAATGCGGTTAAAACGAAAAATGGCTACAGTATTACCCATAATGAGCACGTATTTAATGTTCAAGGCACTTTAAATAATGGCCTTTGTAGTGTATTTATAAACGGCGAAAAACACACAGCCCACGTAAGTCGCGTTAATAACGTGATCACCGTAATGCACAAAGCACTGCAAACTCGCCTAGAGCTAGTAAATAAACACTATATTAGCGATCATCAAAGCGATGCCCTGCCTTTAGCTGCACCACTAAATGGTACGGTAGTAAAACACTTAGTTAAGCTTGGCAGTAGCATTACCAAAGGTGATCCTGTGGTTATTATTGAAGCGATGAAAATGGAATATACGCTCAATGCCCCGCACGATGGTATTTTACAAAGCTATTGTTTTGCCGAAGGTGAACTGGTAAGCCATGGCGCGTTATTGGCTATTGTTGAAGATACGACAGTTGCAAGTGACCCTGCTGAGGGAGGCGCATAA
- a CDS encoding hydroxymethylglutaryl-CoA lyase, protein MSVFPQKVRIVEVGARDGLQNEKAVTTADKVALINALAAAGLKDIEAGAFVSPKWVPQMADSADVISALNLPDVNLSALTPNLKGAQAAHAAGIKEFAIFTAASESFCQKNINCSIEQSIERFSEVMEFAKAHNIRVRGYVSCVLGCPYEGEIDPQAVLYVSQKLLALGCYEISLGDTIGVGTAKKVTELLTLLLQHIDKSQLAVHFHDTYGQALTNIYAALNLGIATVDAAVAGLGGCPYAQGASGNVATEDVVYLLQGLGIEHAIDLQRLSDAGWQITKALGKQPVSKVSIALQAK, encoded by the coding sequence ATGAGCGTTTTTCCGCAAAAAGTACGTATTGTTGAAGTAGGCGCGCGCGATGGCCTACAAAACGAAAAAGCAGTAACCACTGCCGACAAAGTAGCGCTTATTAACGCGCTTGCTGCTGCGGGTTTAAAAGACATTGAAGCCGGTGCTTTTGTATCCCCTAAATGGGTGCCGCAAATGGCAGACTCAGCTGATGTGATATCGGCTCTTAATTTGCCCGATGTAAACTTAAGTGCGTTAACACCTAACTTAAAAGGCGCACAAGCAGCGCATGCTGCTGGAATTAAAGAATTTGCCATATTTACAGCGGCTAGCGAATCGTTTTGTCAAAAAAACATTAACTGCAGTATTGAGCAAAGTATTGAGCGCTTTAGCGAAGTTATGGAATTTGCCAAAGCGCATAACATTCGTGTACGCGGTTATGTAAGTTGTGTTTTAGGTTGCCCATATGAAGGCGAAATAGACCCTCAAGCTGTACTTTATGTTAGCCAAAAGCTACTCGCACTGGGCTGTTATGAAATAAGCCTTGGCGATACCATAGGTGTAGGCACAGCCAAAAAGGTAACTGAGTTACTTACTTTACTATTACAGCACATTGATAAGTCGCAGCTTGCAGTGCATTTTCATGACACTTACGGCCAAGCGCTCACAAATATTTACGCGGCACTAAACTTAGGTATAGCAACGGTTGACGCGGCAGTAGCAGGCCTTGGTGGTTGCCCTTACGCTCAAGGGGCGTCAGGAAATGTTGCCACCGAAGACGTAGTTTACTTACTGCAAGGGCTTGGCATTGAGCACGCAATTGATTTACAAAGGCTTAGTGATGCAGGATGGCAAATAACAAAAGCGCTTGGCAAACAACCCGTAAGTAAAGTGTCGATTGCATTGCAAGCGAAATAA
- a CDS encoding CoA transferase subunit A codes for MAGFDKVVSSYEAAMAGLKDGDTVIAGGFGLCGIPEGLIKQIKQMKTKELTVVSNNCGVDDFGLGILLQDKQIKKVIASYVGENALFEQQLLSGEIDVELTPQGTLAEKMRAGGAGIPAFYTATGYGTPVAEGKDVKEFNGRPYILEESITGEFAIVKAWKADRFGNLVFRHTAMNFNPLAATAGKITVAEVEEIVEPGELEPSQIHTPGIYVNRVIKGNFEKRIERVTTRD; via the coding sequence ATGGCCGGATTTGATAAGGTAGTTTCTAGTTACGAAGCTGCAATGGCAGGATTAAAAGACGGCGATACCGTAATTGCCGGTGGTTTTGGTTTATGTGGTATTCCTGAGGGCTTAATTAAACAAATTAAGCAAATGAAAACCAAAGAGCTCACTGTGGTGTCTAATAACTGCGGTGTTGATGACTTTGGTTTAGGCATTTTATTACAAGACAAACAAATTAAAAAAGTAATTGCCTCATACGTTGGCGAAAACGCCCTATTTGAGCAACAGTTACTCAGTGGTGAAATTGACGTAGAGCTTACACCACAAGGTACATTGGCAGAAAAAATGCGTGCTGGTGGTGCGGGTATTCCAGCGTTTTACACCGCAACAGGTTACGGTACGCCTGTTGCCGAGGGTAAAGATGTAAAAGAATTTAATGGTCGCCCTTATATTTTAGAAGAGTCGATAACCGGTGAATTTGCTATTGTTAAAGCATGGAAAGCCGACCGCTTTGGTAATTTAGTGTTTCGCCATACAGCTATGAACTTTAATCCACTTGCTGCAACTGCTGGTAAAATTACGGTAGCCGAAGTGGAAGAAATTGTAGAGCCGGGTGAACTTGAGCCAAGCCAAATTCATACCCCAGGCATTTATGTAAACCGCGTTATTAAAGGCAACTTTGAAAAACGCATTGAGCGTGTTACCACACGAGATTAA
- a CDS encoding enoyl-CoA hydratase/isomerase family protein, with translation MSVTLQITKSNVAVLVLSRPEKRNAFNSEVIQELIKCIEHANTLDIRALVLKTEGKHFSAGADLAWMKSMADNNVNDNLADSMQLAKLMQVLATSPHPTICAVQGAAFGGALGLIACCDIAICQDNAQFCLSEVKLGLIPAVISPYVIKAIGERAARRYFLTAEVFDAHTAKQLGLIHQVTGNLECALDAMLQTLIDNGPVAVKAAKALINDVANKEITDELIELTAHRIAKIRVSDEGQEGLSAFFDKRPPQWQL, from the coding sequence ATGTCAGTTACTCTACAAATAACAAAATCAAATGTGGCGGTACTCGTTTTAAGCCGCCCAGAAAAACGCAATGCATTTAACAGCGAAGTCATTCAAGAGCTTATAAAATGTATTGAACATGCTAATACGCTCGATATTCGCGCCTTGGTGTTAAAAACTGAGGGCAAACATTTTTCAGCCGGTGCCGATTTAGCCTGGATGAAATCGATGGCAGATAACAATGTTAACGATAATTTAGCCGATTCAATGCAGTTAGCTAAATTAATGCAAGTGTTAGCAACAAGCCCGCACCCTACTATTTGTGCCGTGCAAGGTGCTGCGTTTGGCGGCGCTTTAGGTTTAATTGCCTGTTGTGACATTGCAATATGCCAAGACAATGCACAATTTTGCCTAAGCGAAGTAAAGCTAGGGCTTATTCCTGCGGTTATTAGCCCTTATGTAATTAAAGCCATTGGTGAGCGTGCAGCGCGCAGATACTTTTTAACTGCCGAGGTGTTTGATGCGCATACCGCTAAGCAACTTGGGTTAATTCATCAAGTAACCGGTAATTTAGAATGTGCACTCGACGCTATGCTGCAAACATTGATTGATAATGGCCCGGTTGCAGTAAAAGCGGCAAAAGCACTTATTAACGATGTAGCAAATAAAGAAATAACCGATGAGCTAATTGAGCTTACCGCTCATCGTATTGCCAAAATTCGTGTATCGGATGAAGGCCAAGAAGGCTTAAGCGCTTTTTTTGACAAACGTCCACCACAATGGCAACTGTAG